The genome window GCCTTAACCTTTTCCGCATCCCTGACCACCTCATCGCCAAGACCTTTATAGACGATGCTGTAGCCCCTCGAAAGGATCGACAGCGGGCTCGCCGCCTCAAGACGCCCGACAACCCCTGAAAGCGCTGTCCTTTTCCGCTCAATATATAGACTGCCGGCCCTTACGCATCTTAAAGAGATGGCCTCCATCTGGGCGCTTAAGACCCTGCAGCGTCTTTTGTATCCATTGAGCGCACCTTCAAGTCTTCCAAAAAGGTTATCATATCTTAACTGTCGCTCTCTCAGGGCATGCCTTGGGTCTTTAAGGCGATAGGCAAGCATCTGCACGCCCTTCTTTTCAAACCTTATCCTATTTAAAGCCGCGCGCAGAAGGTCTTGTCTCAGGCCCTCAAGCCGCCTTAACAATACATTCTGAGATGGAAATATCGCCTGGGCCGCGGCGGTAGGCGTCGCGGCCCTATAATCGGCAACAAGATCGGCAATAGTAAAATCTATCTCATGGCCGACCGCAGAGACAACAGGCACCGGTGCCCTAGATATCTCCCAGGCTAGGTCCTCGCTGTTAAAGGCCCACAGATCTTCTATTGAACCGCCGCCTCTGGTAAGGACTATAACATCGCCATCCCCTACAACCTTAGATATCATCCTTAAGGCCGCGATAATCTCCTCGCTCGCACCCTCGCCCTGCACCTTTACAGGACAAATAATAATTCTGGCGCCCTTGAACCTGCCCCTTGCCGTACGTATAAAGTCCTGTATGGCCGCTCCTGTCGGCGATGTAATGACAAATACCCTCTCAGGTATAAGCGGCAGAGGCCTCTTGCGCCCTTCTGAAAAGAGCCCCTCCTTCGCGAGCCTTGCCTTGACCGCCTCAAGGGCCAGCATCAAGGCCCCCTCCCCTTTCCTTTCAATGGATTCGAGCACGAGCTGAAGGTCTCCCCTGCCGGAATAGACGTTCAGCCTGGCAAGGCAAGTCACGTGCTGGCCGTCCTGGATGCCGGATGAGCTGGAAGCCGCCTGTGACCTGAACATCACGGCCCTGATCTGTGCATAGTTATCCTTCAATGTGAAATAAATATGCCCGGAGGAGGCCCTCTTAAAATTAGATACCTCACCCTCGATCCAGATATAATGGAAGGCCCCATCCAGCAGGTAATTTATCTCAGAAAGGAGCCTTGAGACCTGCCAGACCTGTCTTTCGGGCAGATTATGGCCCTGGCCGGCGGATTCGAGGGCCGAGAACGGGAACAATGACCTTAAAAGCTCTTCAGACATGGCGGATCTAACAGATTATCAGCTCCTGCGGGCTTGTGGTCAGGCGCTCTGCGCCGTTTTGCGTAATCAAATAGGTATCTTCTATGCCAACAATGCCTTCATCCGGAAATACAAGCTTCGGCTCAACGGCAACAACCATGCCTTCAGCCAAAGGCATCGGGTTCTTTCTTGAAAGAAACGGGTACTCATCGACCTCTACACCAAGGCCATGGCCGATAAAAATCACCTGATTTCGGCCAAATCCCATAAAATTCTGCGCATATCCAAGACCTTCCATCCGATTTATCGCCCAGTCATATATCGAGGAACAGCTTGCACCCGGGACAAGCCGCTCTTTGATCCCCTGATGAACCTCCAAGACCGCCTTATAGGCATCCAAAAGGCGCTCAGGCAGGCCTTTTATGCAAAAAAGCCTTGTCTGGTCACAGAGATAGCCGTTTGATGAACCACCAAAATCGATGCACACGGGCTCAAAGGTCCTGATTGTCCTTGTGCCTGCGCCCAGACCATAGGCAGGCGATGTCCCAAGGCCTCCGCCAGGCGTATTGGTCCATGATGGCATGGCCCCATCCGCGCCGGAGAGCACATGTCCCATACCGCACTCCTGATTCCATCCCCTCATGCGGAGGTAGCCGGGATGTCCTTGCAATCTGAGCCTGGTTTCAATCTGGCTGGATAGCTCCAGCTCGGTAAGGCCTTCACGCAGGGTTTCCTGGACGCAGGCCACGGCTTCGGCCACCTGGCCGCACGCCTCCCTGATCCGATCGATCTCCCAGCGGGACTTTACGGCACGGGTAAGACGCACTGCATGGGTTACATCAACAAATCTCGCACCTGGCCAGATATTTTTACTGTAGTAGAGGTATAAGGCCGCTGGAAGACAATCAAGCTCAAGCCCGACAACCGCGGCATCCAGAAGGCCCTTTTCCTTGAGCGCCTCATTCAGGCCGCTCATGCCAGAAAGCGGTCTTATATCTCTTAAAGCAGACTCCTTGATGGCCCTTTCAAAGACCCTCCAGACCAGAAAAAGCGGCTCACCATGAGCAGGTATGAACAGATGTCCATCCTGCACCGTACCGGTAAAGTAATAAAGATCGGCATTTTGGCGCAGCATGGCAAGCTCTATCCCCAGATCCCTCAAATGCCCTTGAAATCGCCTCGTACGCTCAAAAAGCTCGGCTTGCGGCGTCAGGGACCCCTGCAACAACACTGTTATCTCCTATCTTAAGACCCAATCTTTCCGCCACCTGAAGGACCGTCTCTGCATACGGCCGACTGTAGTTATATTTTAAAATAACTTGCACCGCATCATCATAATTAAGCCCAGGCGACCAGCCATAGCTTTTAAGATAATTGGCCATGCTTGCAATAGCGTCCGCCTTGGAGAAGAGATCAATCCTGCCGTCTTTGTCCTCGTCAACCCCAAAAAGAATGGCGTTCGTCGGCATAAATTGGCATATCCCTATGGCACCGAATATGGAGCCCCTTATACTCAAAGGATCTATATTGTTTTGATAGGCATAATCCAAAAAGGCATGGAGCTCATGATACGCCCACTCCGACTTCTTTTGGATACTTGCCATTAGCATATCGTTTTCGCTGGACGAAAAGAGGGTATCCGGAAGCCATGGACGCACTTGTTTTAGATCAGAGGCCAGGGCCATGCTTGCAAGTACATTGAAGACAAGAGCGCCGCCTGGATTTCTCCCGAGATCAGTCTCAACAAGAAGTATAGCGACACATACCTCCTTTGGAACGCCATATTCCTGCTCGATCCTTGTCAATAATTGATAATTTGCATAAATAAATCTCTCAGCCCTGGCTATCCTGTCAGGACGCAGAAACTGGGCGTAATCAAGTTTTGCCTCACTGTGGGTCAGTTTTCTAGGCATTACTCTCGGGTCGAATCTAACCTCCGACCTGGCAAATAGGCGCCTCATCTTCGCCCCATCTTCACCGTCTTTTATAAGGCGTTCTATCAAAGGGGTCCAATTCACAGCCACCCTGTTTGCCTCTGAAGACGGATGAGGGAGACAGACAGCAAATAAGATAGCCACTGTTATAAAAAATAACGGCCTTGAATATCTACTAGCCAAGCCAGCCATCAGGGGGCCCTTTGACCTTGCGCAATTCCACAAATAGTACCTTTTTGGCAGGATTTTCCTGTCTTAAACAGGCCATCCATTTAGAGGATTGGGACTCAAAACGCTTGAGATCGGCCCTTGCAAGTATGGATTTCGGCATGAATTTTACGCTGAATGGGTCTTTAAACACACCTTTTACGGCAAGTCGATAATCAAGATGAGGGCCGGTGGCAAGACCGCTCATGCCAACATAGCCGATCACCTGCTTTTGCTTCACCCTCGCTCCAACCGCTATGCCCTTTGCAAACCTTGACAGATGCGCATACTGGGTCTCGATCCCGCCAGAGTGCCTTAGACGCACGGTTTTCCCAAAGCCGTTCTCCCACCCTGCGAATTCGACCTTGCCGTCTGCCGCAGCCATGACCGGAGTGCCTATAGGGGCTGCAAGGTCAACACCCAGATGGGGGCGTTCAGACCCCAGGATCGGGTCCAATCTGTGAAAGCTGAATCTGGACGTGATCTTGATTACTGGAAGAGGCGACCTCAGAAAGGCCGTACCTATCTCACGTCCGTTTGCATCGAAATAATGCCCTTCTTTGGCCCCTTTCCTCCTGAAATAATAGGCGTTTATATCTTTCAACACCCCGTCGTACCTGGCTGCCAGTATCCGGCCATACCCTATGAATCTGCCGTGTTTAAAATACTTTTCGACGATCAGGTCGAACCTGTCTTCCGGCATGGATTCGGTATTGAAATCTATCTGTGATGAAAAGATATTGGCAAAGGCCCGTGCCAGCTTCGGCTGCTCGCCGATATTCGAAAAACCGTCGAAAAGCGAATCACCTACGACACCGGACAACTTGACCACCTTGCGTTCAAGCGTCACATCTTCTTGATAGACCTTATATCCGCCGTCTTGATCGGGTTCGATGGCATACAGCTCAAAGGGCCCTCTCTCGTATGTACATCTTACAAGGTGCCCTGCATAATCTGTAGAGACGGAAAAGACGTCGCCGGGTTGCAATCTTTTAAAATTTATAAGTCTAGAGAGCTTCTTTGTCACGTCCGCGGCCAACTCGTCCCCGATATCTCTTTTTTGAAAAATCTTGTCTATCAAGGCCTGGAAGCTGTCCCCTTGTTCCAGCGTCATAGATGTCGTCTCAAGCCTTTTACCTTCGGCAGAGGGGCCATGGTATTGGATCCTTGACGATTGCGCACCAAAAATAAAGGACGGTCTAGCTGCTGATCCTGGTGCATCCGGATACCCGGCCGATTGTAAAAGAGGACCATAAGGATCTGTTTGCATAAAGGTAATAAAATGCGACTGCGGCCTGACCCTTTCTTTTTTATAGACTACTCTGTAGACAATTGGTGCGGAAAATCCAAAAACAATCAGGGAAAAGATCGATATGAATCTCAGATGAGGCCTGATCATGACACGGCATCCTCCCATTTTGAGATAAATCTGCCGTCGTTCTTCCGGCAGTTGCTATGCAAGGGCAAAAAACTGGCGATTATCCGACAACAAAGGTCGATTATTTCTTACCATACAAACCGGTTCAGGACAACCTTCCAATCTTAACCCAGATCTGCCTTGACCTTGGACCGTCAAACTCACAGAAAAATATCCTTTGCCATCGCCCTAAATAAAGGTCGCCATCCTCAACAATAACTGTTGCACCTGAACCAACGAGCGAGGCCTTTATATGGGCGTGAGAATTGCCCTCAAGGTGTCGATAATCAAAACCCCGCGGGACGATCTTCTCCAACATATTAATGATATCCATCTTGACCGCCGGATCTGCACCTTCATTTATAGTAATCCCCGCCGTTGTATGCGGTGAATAGATAAAGACCATGCCGTCGTTTACGCCTTTTTTCTTGATAACGCGGTGTATTTGATCTGTAATATCCACCAAATCGGTATGAACTTTTGTCTCAATTGGTATAATTTCCATGTTCATATCCCCCTATATCCATAATTTTTATTATAATTATGCCTTATCATAGGCAAAATCCTGCACCATCAGCCTGCTCGGTCCAGACAGGATGAGCATACCGCTGAACAGGATTCCTGCTGCCGAGAAGAAATATATTAGATCTACCAAACCATGGATGGATATCTACACAAAGGCTTTGCTTGAATCCCCCTGGAGGCATTACTTTGAAACACAATCTACCTTGTCCTTTCCCGATGATAGCAATCCTTGGCCCGACGGCAATAGGAAAGACGGGCATAGCCCTGCGCCTTGCTGCGGAAATCAAGGGTGAAATAATAAATTTTGATTCCATTCAGGTCTATAAAGGCCTTGATATAGGGTCAGCAAAACCGACAAAGGATGAAATGGCAACCATACCGCATCATCTCATCGACATACTTGAACCCGACGAACCGTTCGATGCGGCCATGTTTGCCGCAAGGGCACAGATGACCATACGCTCTATAAAGCTTAAAGGGAAGATTGCTATCCTTACAGGGGGCACTAACCTCTATCTAAGGGCGCTCATTGAGGGCCTTGCGCCTTGTCAGGGCGAAGACCGCGCCTTGAGGACAAGGCTCAAGCGGATCCTGATGGAATCAGGACGAGAGAAATTGTACAGATTTCTCGCCACCATAGACCCCAAAACAGCTGCCCGTCTACATCCCAACGACAGCTTCAGGGTGATACGGGCTATAGAAATTTACATCCTAACCGGTCAGCCGCTTTCTATGTGGCATGAAATACACCGAAATAACACAAAAATTAGGCCTTACTGTATCAAGATAGGCCTCATACGCCCTATAGATGAACTCTATACAAAGATAGACAGACGAGTTGATAAAATGATCAATGCCGGCCTTGTCGATGAAGTAAGGCGACTCCTGGCAATGGGCTTCGATCCTAGGCTCAAGCCCTTGCAGTCGCTTGGCTATCGGCATATTATCCGGTTTCTTGCAGGCGAGGTCAGCTTTGCCGATACTATAAGGCAACTTAAGATGGATCACAGGCGTTACGCTAGGCGCCAGCTTATCTGGCTCCGCAAGGAACCAGGGGTGAAGTGGTTTCACCCAGACGATCTCGTAAGGCGGGGAAAGATATGGCCCGCAATCTCAGGGGGTTAGGCAATTGAACATACCAAATCTTTTCACTTTGATACGGATCGTCCTGATCCCCATTTTGATCATATTTCTAATAAACGGGAGATTTTTTGAGGCGCTGATCGTATTCAGCCTGGCAGGAGTGACTGATGCCCTTGATGGACTTATAGCGAGGATGCTCAGACAAAAGACAAAGATCGGGGCGATCCTCGATCCGATAGCTGATAAACTGCTTTTGACATCATCTTATGTAACGCTGGCGGTTGTCGGAAGGCTGCCAAACTGGCTCGCCATCGTAATAATAAGCAGGGATATCATAATAGTAGCAGGCGTCCTGATCCTATTCCTGCTTCAAGAAGACGTAGAGATAAAACCTACAGTCCTCGGAAAGCTCACTACGCTTTCACAGCTTGGGACTATATTCATAGTCCTTCTAGGCCAACAGATTGGGGTATTTGCGCCTCTTGTCCGAGTTTCAGGTCTCCTGACGGCAGCGCTTACGGTCTCGTCAGGGGCACACTATATGTTTTTAGGGATAAGCCTCTTGGGAAAGCTAGATACTGGAATGCACAGGCACTAATCAAGTTAAGAAGACATGCTGCGCCAAAGGTCTTCGATCCCTCGTGCCTTTGCCTTGACCGACTTCTTTATCTCATCAAAAGCGTCGTCGCATATAGCCAGACGTCCCAACACCATCGGATCAATCTCTTTTTCAGGCTTATTTACTACTGTCGCGCCCATGTAGTGCACCAAATAATCGGCCAGCGCTATCCTTACCAGATAATCAGGCGGATCAAGCTCGAGAAATGGATCATGATGCCTCAGGGCGACTATCTGAAACGGCTCGGGGAGCCCCCATCTTTCAGCCAGTCTGGCACCCCAAAGCTGGTGATCGACCCCCCATAGCCATTCAGCCTCCTGCCTAGTGGTGCCTTCCTCCTCCGCGAGCCTAATCATGACCATCGGTGCCTGCGCCATAAGTACCAGCCATCCGATATCGTGTAACAGCCCGAGTGTATAAAGATCGGCCTCTTCCCCGCCATCAGGCGCAAGGTCTTGTGCTATGACAGCGGTAGCGATAAGGTGCCTCCAGAGGGCCTCGGCGTAAAGGCGAACCTCGGGGGCTACGGTCAAGAAACGCTCTGACATGACGACCCCAAATGTGATTCTTACTATCTCTTTGAAACCGAGAAGCGATATCGCGTGTTTTATGGATGTAACCTCTACCCCTATGGAATAAAATGCATTATTTACAACCTTGAGCACCCTGATCGCCATGGTGGGGTCTCGGCTTATAATATCGGCCAGATCAGATATCTTTTTTTTGTCATCGCTTGCAACCGCAAGTAGTTTATGGACAACTGAAGGAAGGGTTGGTAGGTCTTCTCCCGCCCAGTCTATGGTCAAAATCTGTCTGCAAGACCTTGCCATCAACAAGTCCGCCTTCAAGCAATTCAAAAAACCCATGCCTGGCCTATCCATTCAATTGCCCAACCAACCGGATAGAGGCTGTGGACAGGATATCCATATTAAAAGGAGTCCAACCGGAACAGCAGCACAGAGGTTTTTTATTTCTATCACAAAATGAACATGAATCTCATAATTTTTATACTATTTCATCTAACAAATGGCAACGGATTTATTTATTGCATGCCTTTATTGCAGCCTCTTATCCAATAAAAATGCATCCCGACAGAAAGATCATAATCCTTTTCAGTTTTATAGTTTTAAAACAGCCACTTAAGCCCTGCCCAAAATGTCCTTGCCGGCATCGGATAGTTAGGACGTAAACGTAGTTCCTATCAAAATAGACAGCACCTCAAAAAAAACGACGGGTTGTATGCCCCCATAAATATGGAAAACATACCTGCAAGGATCGGGGACAAAAGCACTATCCATACCACCGGCCTTTTACTGCGCAATTTTATCTATCTCCCCATAGGAAACCCCGAAGACATTCCTGTAAAAGCGGTCAACCACACCATCGAAATCTACGTCCTTGAAATATTCCGGATAGGTCTTCATGGCCATCCAGAGGGCGATGGGCGCAAGCCTCGGAGACCATGTCGACCATTCAGGGGCCTTATAGACCCTGCCGTCTTTTACCGCCTTTATACACCTCCACTGGGGGTTATTAAGGATGTCCAGGGCCTTATATGGCGCATATCCCCAGATGAAGATTACATCAGGATTCCAGGCGATTATCTTCTCCATGGATACATCGGCGCTCCCGCCCCAGCCTTGTGTAATAGATGATGCGGGATTTACCGCACGGATCTCCTTGAGCACGTCGGCCAGGAGGCTGCCCTTACATGCAACGCTTGTCGGTCTCCCTCCGTAGTAAACCCAGAGGACCCTTCTTATCTTGTCGGCAGGTATCCTGGACACCCTTTTCTGAATGAGCCTGAAGATCCCTTCCATCTCGTTGATGGTCTTCTCTGCCTCTCTTCCCCTCCCAAACAGCCTTCCAAAAAGATCTATCACACCATAGAATTCATGAAGGGTCTTCGGGTTTATCTCTATGACCCTCAATCCGTTTTGCTCCATGAATCTTACCGTCTCATGGGAGTATGACCATGTAATGACAATATCGGGCCTGAGTCTAAGGAGCGCCTCTATGTTCACATCAGCCATGCCGCTGGCTACAGGTACGACATTGTCCTTCCAGTCCGGCTTTGCGGCCTTGAGCAGATTATCATGAGCATATGTATAAGTGCTGACGCCGACGACCTTGTCCCAGATATTCAGAGCAGGGATCAAATCACTGGGACCTACGAGGATTACGGCTCGTTTCACAGGGACCTGTATCTTGACAGCCCTGCCTAGATAGTCCTGACAGGTTATTTCCGCAGCCCACGATATGGACGCCGAATATATCAAGGCCAGAGGCAACAGAGACATGATCAACCGCACCCCTGCGCGTCCGCCGACAGCAATGACACTTTTCCACAGCCGCCATTGCGGGGGGCGCCTATGCCCAGCCATGCCCTGATCATGGAGTTATGCAAGGGTCTCATCGGCGCATCTCAAAACAGCCACCTTGCCCCGACGGCTATAGTCCTGCCAGGCATGGGATAGCTCAGGACATATTGATACGCCCTGTCAAAGAGGTTTTCCACAGACGCCGTAAGTTCAAGGTGTTTTATAGGTCTATAGGAGCCTTTTATACTGACGACGGTAAAGCCACCCTTGTTTACCACGACCTTTCCATACGATGGCGGGCTCCAGTCCTGCACCTTTTCACCCCCTGTGTAATTTGCAATGAGCCTGGCGTCCCACCTCTCCTGACCGGCCTTCACGCCGAACGCCCCGGTCCATCTGGGGGTATAGAGAAGCGTTTTTCCGTATTTGCCGATCTCAAGCTCGTCCTTGCTCGAATATCTTGTGAGGTAGGTGATATTGGCAAACGGCTCAATGGATAGATTTAACCCGGCCGCCAGCCCCGCATCATAAGAGATATTGGCCTCAATGCCCTGGATGGCCGCCCCGTCAACGTTTTTAAAGGTCTGGGCCTTGAGCGCACCGTCGTAATAGCTCAATATCTTGTCTTTAAAGTCCGTATGAAAGAATGTGAGACCACTCTTAAAAAGACCTTTTGAATACCCAAGCCCTGCGTCATATGTCGTGCTCTTCTCAGGTCTTAGACCCGGATTCCCGATATAATGCGTCCCCCAATCTGATACATAGTCTGTCGCCAGCTCGTCAGGCGCAGGCGCACGGAAGGCAGTGCCAATGCTTCCCTTGAGCTCGAAGCTATCTGTGACTTTATATACCAGCCCACCCCTTTCCGTCACATGGTCCAAGGTTTCCTCCCTTGGATTAAGGCCCTTTATACCTGCTGTTGAAAGTATCTTGTCCTCGAAATAGTCATAACGAAGCCCTGCACTCAGCAAAAGTTTTTTATTGAGCAGACTGAGCCTGCCTTCTGTAAATGCGCCATAGCTGTCATATCTTGAATTCGGGCTATAAGGCGCACCTATGTTTCTCGAACTATCAACCTCTATCCTGTCCCATTGGCCGCCTGTGACAAGCCTGAAGTCACCGCCAAGATCGAATGTCTTTTGAAGATTAGCCCCCTGCGTATATGTATCTATCGATGTGATATTTGAGTTGCCGGGGCCGAAATTCATGCCCCCATGCCATTCGCCCTTTTCGGTTACGTGATAATAGCCTGCGTCGATCGTTTTTGTCTTGTATTCCACATCAACGCCGTCCCTTTCCTTCCTGTCAAAATTATCAGGATCAGGGGCATATCTCGGCCCTGGAGAGCCTATGGCCCATCCCCTCCAGTGCTGAAGGCCCATGGATATGTGATGGCCGTCGAGAAACTTGTAACCCAGACGTAGCGACGCCGTCTCGTCGTTATAAGCCGTATTCCTAATCCTGCCGTAGTTCCTGGTATCATAGTCATCCTCTGACGAACGGCTGCCGGAGAAATAAAAATCAAAGGGCCCCTTCTTTCCGCTCAGCTCCGCCTCTGGTCTCCAGTAGTCGTATGAGCCGGCCTCGCCGCCAATGGAGCCGTGGACGCCCTCTTTTCTCCCTTCTTTTGTTATGACGTT of Dissulfurimicrobium hydrothermale contains these proteins:
- the xseA gene encoding exodeoxyribonuclease VII large subunit, with the protein product MSEELLRSLFPFSALESAGQGHNLPERQVWQVSRLLSEINYLLDGAFHYIWIEGEVSNFKRASSGHIYFTLKDNYAQIRAVMFRSQAASSSSGIQDGQHVTCLARLNVYSGRGDLQLVLESIERKGEGALMLALEAVKARLAKEGLFSEGRKRPLPLIPERVFVITSPTGAAIQDFIRTARGRFKGARIIICPVKVQGEGASEEIIAALRMISKVVGDGDVIVLTRGGGSIEDLWAFNSEDLAWEISRAPVPVVSAVGHEIDFTIADLVADYRAATPTAAAQAIFPSQNVLLRRLEGLRQDLLRAALNRIRFEKKGVQMLAYRLKDPRHALRERQLRYDNLFGRLEGALNGYKRRCRVLSAQMEAISLRCVRAGSLYIERKRTALSGVVGRLEAASPLSILSRGYSIVYKGLGDEVVRDAEKVKAGERLVIIPRNGAILCEALSVAKDRYVFKKTDQANQV
- a CDS encoding M24 family metallopeptidase, which codes for MLLQGSLTPQAELFERTRRFQGHLRDLGIELAMLRQNADLYYFTGTVQDGHLFIPAHGEPLFLVWRVFERAIKESALRDIRPLSGMSGLNEALKEKGLLDAAVVGLELDCLPAALYLYYSKNIWPGARFVDVTHAVRLTRAVKSRWEIDRIREACGQVAEAVACVQETLREGLTELELSSQIETRLRLQGHPGYLRMRGWNQECGMGHVLSGADGAMPSWTNTPGGGLGTSPAYGLGAGTRTIRTFEPVCIDFGGSSNGYLCDQTRLFCIKGLPERLLDAYKAVLEVHQGIKERLVPGASCSSIYDWAINRMEGLGYAQNFMGFGRNQVIFIGHGLGVEVDEYPFLSRKNPMPLAEGMVVAVEPKLVFPDEGIVGIEDTYLITQNGAERLTTSPQELIIC
- a CDS encoding lytic murein transglycosylase, whose protein sequence is MAGLASRYSRPLFFITVAILFAVCLPHPSSEANRVAVNWTPLIERLIKDGEDGAKMRRLFARSEVRFDPRVMPRKLTHSEAKLDYAQFLRPDRIARAERFIYANYQLLTRIEQEYGVPKEVCVAILLVETDLGRNPGGALVFNVLASMALASDLKQVRPWLPDTLFSSSENDMLMASIQKKSEWAYHELHAFLDYAYQNNIDPLSIRGSIFGAIGICQFMPTNAILFGVDEDKDGRIDLFSKADAIASMANYLKSYGWSPGLNYDDAVQVILKYNYSRPYAETVLQVAERLGLKIGDNSVVAGVPDAASRAF
- a CDS encoding M23 family metallopeptidase produces the protein MTLEQGDSFQALIDKIFQKRDIGDELAADVTKKLSRLINFKRLQPGDVFSVSTDYAGHLVRCTYERGPFELYAIEPDQDGGYKVYQEDVTLERKVVKLSGVVGDSLFDGFSNIGEQPKLARAFANIFSSQIDFNTESMPEDRFDLIVEKYFKHGRFIGYGRILAARYDGVLKDINAYYFRRKGAKEGHYFDANGREIGTAFLRSPLPVIKITSRFSFHRLDPILGSERPHLGVDLAAPIGTPVMAAADGKVEFAGWENGFGKTVRLRHSGGIETQYAHLSRFAKGIAVGARVKQKQVIGYVGMSGLATGPHLDYRLAVKGVFKDPFSVKFMPKSILARADLKRFESQSSKWMACLRQENPAKKVLFVELRKVKGPPDGWLG
- a CDS encoding secondary thiamine-phosphate synthase enzyme YjbQ encodes the protein MEIIPIETKVHTDLVDITDQIHRVIKKKGVNDGMVFIYSPHTTAGITINEGADPAVKMDIINMLEKIVPRGFDYRHLEGNSHAHIKASLVGSGATVIVEDGDLYLGRWQRIFFCEFDGPRSRQIWVKIGRLS
- the miaA gene encoding tRNA (adenosine(37)-N6)-dimethylallyltransferase MiaA; protein product: MKHNLPCPFPMIAILGPTAIGKTGIALRLAAEIKGEIINFDSIQVYKGLDIGSAKPTKDEMATIPHHLIDILEPDEPFDAAMFAARAQMTIRSIKLKGKIAILTGGTNLYLRALIEGLAPCQGEDRALRTRLKRILMESGREKLYRFLATIDPKTAARLHPNDSFRVIRAIEIYILTGQPLSMWHEIHRNNTKIRPYCIKIGLIRPIDELYTKIDRRVDKMINAGLVDEVRRLLAMGFDPRLKPLQSLGYRHIIRFLAGEVSFADTIRQLKMDHRRYARRQLIWLRKEPGVKWFHPDDLVRRGKIWPAISGG
- the pgsA gene encoding CDP-diacylglycerol--glycerol-3-phosphate 3-phosphatidyltransferase; amino-acid sequence: MNIPNLFTLIRIVLIPILIIFLINGRFFEALIVFSLAGVTDALDGLIARMLRQKTKIGAILDPIADKLLLTSSYVTLAVVGRLPNWLAIVIISRDIIIVAGVLILFLLQEDVEIKPTVLGKLTTLSQLGTIFIVLLGQQIGVFAPLVRVSGLLTAALTVSSGAHYMFLGISLLGKLDTGMHRH
- a CDS encoding HDOD domain-containing protein, with product MARSCRQILTIDWAGEDLPTLPSVVHKLLAVASDDKKKISDLADIISRDPTMAIRVLKVVNNAFYSIGVEVTSIKHAISLLGFKEIVRITFGVVMSERFLTVAPEVRLYAEALWRHLIATAVIAQDLAPDGGEEADLYTLGLLHDIGWLVLMAQAPMVMIRLAEEEGTTRQEAEWLWGVDHQLWGARLAERWGLPEPFQIVALRHHDPFLELDPPDYLVRIALADYLVHYMGATVVNKPEKEIDPMVLGRLAICDDAFDEIKKSVKAKARGIEDLWRSMSS
- a CDS encoding ABC transporter substrate-binding protein; the encoded protein is MSLLPLALIYSASISWAAEITCQDYLGRAVKIQVPVKRAVILVGPSDLIPALNIWDKVVGVSTYTYAHDNLLKAAKPDWKDNVVPVASGMADVNIEALLRLRPDIVITWSYSHETVRFMEQNGLRVIEINPKTLHEFYGVIDLFGRLFGRGREAEKTINEMEGIFRLIQKRVSRIPADKIRRVLWVYYGGRPTSVACKGSLLADVLKEIRAVNPASSITQGWGGSADVSMEKIIAWNPDVIFIWGYAPYKALDILNNPQWRCIKAVKDGRVYKAPEWSTWSPRLAPIALWMAMKTYPEYFKDVDFDGVVDRFYRNVFGVSYGEIDKIAQ
- a CDS encoding TonB-dependent receptor plug domain-containing protein, with the protein product MKNTLFSAINLIFSLVLILFAASASADEAAMPLGEVVVTATKIAEPEKDVPASVQVITQEDIKNSTARDAGDLIAEAGIGHVHKYPGALTGRIELRGLTTDLMSELKSRVLVLINGHYAGTVNLAEIPVDDIERIEIVKGPASVLYGSSAMGGVINVITKEGRKEGVHGSIGGEAGSYDYWRPEAELSGKKGPFDFYFSGSRSSEDDYDTRNYGRIRNTAYNDETASLRLGYKFLDGHHISMGLQHWRGWAIGSPGPRYAPDPDNFDRKERDGVDVEYKTKTIDAGYYHVTEKGEWHGGMNFGPGNSNITSIDTYTQGANLQKTFDLGGDFRLVTGGQWDRIEVDSSRNIGAPYSPNSRYDSYGAFTEGRLSLLNKKLLLSAGLRYDYFEDKILSTAGIKGLNPREETLDHVTERGGLVYKVTDSFELKGSIGTAFRAPAPDELATDYVSDWGTHYIGNPGLRPEKSTTYDAGLGYSKGLFKSGLTFFHTDFKDKILSYYDGALKAQTFKNVDGAAIQGIEANISYDAGLAAGLNLSIEPFANITYLTRYSSKDELEIGKYGKTLLYTPRWTGAFGVKAGQERWDARLIANYTGGEKVQDWSPPSYGKVVVNKGGFTVVSIKGSYRPIKHLELTASVENLFDRAYQYVLSYPMPGRTIAVGARWLF